The Micromonospora sp. Llam0 genome contains a region encoding:
- a CDS encoding ABC transporter substrate-binding protein — protein MLVSRGSRTAALAFCAIMLVGAAGCAEPAATEESQVNPVRLYGTDGNMSNSFGAEFEGQTTLLTGMKGTSPLTPLSDDFISRLRTVDRQLNDFLYAGEAYDAVVISALATQLAGSTDPADIAAQINGVTTGGEQCDVVALCLELARDGTDIAYRGVSLKRGGFTDVGEPSTASYATLHFDGDGQINDGKTEFVGAGDESTTTTAAPPPAEPETFATRAEAPLKLGGLLPRTGDLALAYPPLAAGAALAVREINEAGGVLGEPVEWFDGDDGTNPDVARRTVAGHVDEGVHVIIGAGASGISREVLPDVAAAGLILFSPSNTDAGLSEVDDQGLYFRTAPSDLLQGRALADVILRDGSQRIVLVARRDSYGEGLQENVRAELDRAGVGPDRLKLLSYEPPAGADAPPVNFDSEAQEIKAFGADAVLIIGFAESADVIKSLAAAGLPINQ, from the coding sequence ATGCTCGTGTCACGCGGCTCCCGCACCGCCGCCCTGGCGTTCTGCGCAATCATGCTGGTCGGCGCGGCGGGCTGCGCCGAACCGGCGGCCACCGAGGAGTCCCAGGTCAACCCGGTGCGGCTGTACGGCACCGACGGCAACATGAGCAACTCGTTCGGGGCGGAGTTCGAGGGGCAGACCACGCTGCTGACCGGGATGAAGGGCACCAGCCCGCTCACCCCGCTGTCGGACGACTTCATCAGCCGGCTGCGCACGGTCGACCGGCAGCTCAACGACTTCCTGTACGCCGGCGAGGCGTACGACGCCGTGGTGATCAGCGCGCTCGCCACCCAGTTGGCCGGCAGCACCGACCCGGCCGACATCGCCGCCCAGATCAACGGGGTGACCACCGGCGGCGAGCAGTGCGACGTCGTCGCGCTCTGCCTGGAGCTGGCCCGGGACGGGACGGACATCGCCTACCGGGGGGTCTCCTTGAAACGCGGTGGCTTCACCGACGTCGGGGAGCCGTCCACCGCCAGCTACGCCACCCTGCACTTCGACGGCGACGGCCAGATCAACGACGGCAAGACCGAGTTCGTCGGTGCCGGGGACGAGTCGACGACCACCACGGCGGCACCGCCACCGGCCGAGCCGGAGACCTTCGCCACCCGCGCCGAGGCACCGCTGAAGCTGGGCGGCCTGCTGCCGCGCACCGGCGACCTGGCGTTGGCGTACCCGCCGTTGGCGGCCGGCGCGGCGCTCGCGGTCCGGGAGATCAACGAGGCCGGCGGGGTGCTCGGCGAGCCGGTCGAGTGGTTCGACGGCGATGACGGGACCAACCCGGACGTGGCCCGCCGGACGGTCGCCGGGCACGTCGACGAAGGGGTGCACGTCATCATCGGTGCCGGTGCGTCCGGCATCTCCCGCGAGGTGCTGCCGGATGTGGCGGCCGCCGGGCTGATCCTGTTCTCGCCCAGCAACACCGACGCCGGGCTGAGCGAGGTCGACGACCAGGGCCTGTACTTCCGTACCGCGCCGTCGGACCTGCTGCAGGGACGGGCGCTCGCCGACGTGATCCTGCGGGACGGGTCGCAGCGGATCGTGCTGGTGGCCCGCAGGGACTCGTACGGCGAGGGCCTGCAGGAGAACGTCCGGGCGGAGCTGGACCGGGCCGGGGTCGGACCGGACCGGCTCAAGCTGCTCAGCTACGAGCCGCCGGCCGGCGCGGACGCGCCGCCGGTGAACTTCGACAGTGAAGCCCAGGAGATCAAGGCGTTCGGCGCGGACGCGGTCCTGATCATCGGTTTCGCCGAGTCGGCTGACGTGATCAAGTCGCTGGCCGCGGCCGGGCTGCCGATCAACCAGTAG